In Candidatus Cohnella colombiensis, one DNA window encodes the following:
- a CDS encoding globin-coupled sensor protein, with protein sequence MKKWFKQPINHRLKPSSEVQQFHSTEVSIEVDSDQLTTQLKMIDLSAEDIRIIHTIQPLIIEHIDEVIDAFYATIIEVTALKQIIIEHSTIERLRSTLKQHIIELFSGRINNEYIQKRLRIAEVHQRIGLEPKWYIGSFQNLQNIFIDIIYSYAQDSHKSIIYVKAVTKLLNFEQQLVIEAYDKKNTEQIEKYNNQVREEVKLKIGLVSQELAALTEQTSASTEQLIASSSEVNESFLHSANMASSSRLLALAGSEKINELERRIASIHERSLQMENSVAQLTHSSAQINTIVNIVQDISGQSKLLSLNAGIEAARAGQHGVGFAVVAKEMKKLSENTSEAAKQISEWIQQSSSHTQEVVQSIEEVKHDVELGQLQSTQTRDTFNQILLSLESSITEINKVESELEDLVNVIEEVGSASFKVANSAEDLNKVTQNF encoded by the coding sequence ATGGTTCAAACAACCTATCAATCATAGACTTAAACCGTCGAGTGAAGTTCAACAATTCCATTCAACAGAGGTTTCAATTGAAGTTGATAGTGATCAGCTAACAACGCAGCTTAAGATGATTGATCTGTCCGCAGAAGATATTCGAATTATTCACACCATTCAACCACTGATTATTGAGCACATCGATGAAGTCATTGATGCTTTTTATGCAACAATTATTGAAGTAACGGCTCTTAAACAAATCATTATCGAGCATAGCACAATTGAACGACTCAGAAGCACCTTGAAGCAGCATATCATTGAACTATTCAGCGGCCGAATCAACAACGAGTATATTCAGAAGAGACTGCGTATCGCAGAGGTCCATCAGCGCATCGGCTTAGAACCAAAATGGTATATCGGGAGCTTTCAGAATCTGCAAAATATCTTTATTGATATTATTTATAGCTATGCTCAAGACAGCCACAAGAGCATTATTTACGTGAAGGCGGTTACGAAGCTACTTAACTTTGAGCAGCAGCTTGTCATTGAGGCTTATGATAAGAAAAACACCGAACAAATAGAAAAATACAACAATCAGGTCAGAGAAGAAGTGAAACTAAAAATTGGCCTCGTAAGTCAAGAACTCGCCGCTCTTACGGAACAGACAAGCGCATCAACTGAACAGCTTATAGCAAGCAGCAGTGAAGTGAATGAATCGTTCCTTCATAGCGCAAATATGGCTTCGAGCTCACGCTTACTTGCGCTTGCCGGGTCAGAGAAAATAAACGAGCTTGAACGTAGGATTGCGTCAATTCATGAACGATCCTTACAGATGGAAAATTCCGTGGCACAGTTAACCCATTCATCTGCGCAAATTAATACGATTGTGAATATCGTGCAGGATATTTCCGGTCAATCCAAGCTGCTTTCACTTAATGCAGGCATTGAAGCCGCAAGAGCAGGTCAGCACGGCGTCGGCTTTGCTGTTGTGGCAAAAGAAATGAAGAAGCTTTCTGAGAATACCAGTGAAGCCGCAAAGCAAATAAGTGAATGGATACAACAGTCCAGCTCGCATACGCAGGAAGTTGTGCAGTCGATCGAAGAAGTCAAGCATGACGTAGAGTTGGGGCAACTACAATCGACACAAACAAGAGACACATTTAACCAAATACTGCTTTCCCTTGAAAGCAGCATAACTGAAATCAACAAGGTAGAGTCGGAACTTGAAGATTTAGTTAACGTGATCGAAGAAGTCGGTTCAGCGTCATTCAAGGTCGCTAACTCTGCAGAAGACTTAAATAAGGTAACTCAAAACTTCTAA
- a CDS encoding formate/nitrite transporter family protein yields the protein MAYYKPQEIAEITVENGVKKVHNSLLTVLVLGFMAGAYIALGFLLDIRIISSAPAEWGSIVNLVGAAVFPLGLVLVLLAGGELLTGNMMAVPIAWLSRRITIAEMCKNLILITISNFLGALFVAYFFGHVAGLTSSGAYLDKLIAMAGHKIDDSFLQAFISGIGCNWLVALAVWLCYGSDSMGGKIVGIWFPTMAFVAIGFQHVVANMFLIPAAIFEGYYNWGDYLANFVPVWLGNLVGGSVFVAVAYWSAYLKNKDKKTAL from the coding sequence ATGGCATATTATAAACCGCAGGAAATTGCCGAGATTACTGTAGAGAATGGTGTTAAGAAAGTTCACAATTCATTGTTGACCGTCCTTGTGCTAGGTTTTATGGCGGGTGCGTACATCGCGCTAGGCTTTTTGTTGGATATTCGGATCATTAGCAGTGCCCCTGCGGAATGGGGAAGTATTGTAAACTTGGTTGGCGCAGCTGTGTTTCCACTTGGTCTAGTCCTTGTATTGTTAGCAGGTGGAGAGCTGTTGACTGGCAATATGATGGCCGTTCCAATAGCCTGGTTATCCAGGCGAATAACGATCGCTGAAATGTGCAAAAATCTCATCCTCATTACGATAAGCAATTTCCTAGGTGCACTATTCGTCGCATATTTTTTCGGTCATGTGGCGGGGTTGACGTCTAGCGGTGCGTATTTAGATAAGTTGATTGCTATGGCGGGACATAAAATAGATGACAGCTTCCTTCAAGCCTTCATCTCGGGTATTGGATGTAACTGGTTAGTCGCTTTGGCGGTATGGTTATGCTACGGATCAGACAGTATGGGTGGAAAAATCGTTGGAATATGGTTTCCGACAATGGCATTTGTGGCAATAGGCTTTCAACACGTTGTGGCTAATATGTTTCTAATTCCTGCTGCGATATTCGAAGGCTACTACAATTGGGGAGATTATTTGGCTAACTTTGTTCCTGTCTGGCTAGGCAATCTAGTCGGTGGTAGCGTATTTGTTGCAGTTGCTTATTGGTCGGCATATTTAAAAAATAAGGACAAAAAAACGGCACTGTAA
- a CDS encoding response regulator transcription factor produces MIRVVIAEDQKMLLGALAALLELEGDITVVGRANNGEDALQLVSQTEPDVCIMDIEMPGKSGLDAAEELKGRGCKVIILTTFARPGYFERAVKAGVNGYLLKDSPSEELADSIRSVMSGKRIYASELVDDAFGEGNPLTDRENEVLVLISDGKNTKEIASQLYITAGTVRNYVSVILEKLNVSNRVEAIKRFKDKGWFK; encoded by the coding sequence ATGATACGGGTTGTCATAGCTGAGGATCAGAAGATGCTGCTTGGAGCACTGGCTGCACTGCTAGAGCTGGAGGGAGATATCACAGTCGTCGGAAGAGCAAACAACGGTGAGGATGCGCTCCAGCTTGTTTCTCAGACAGAACCGGACGTATGTATCATGGACATTGAAATGCCGGGTAAGAGTGGCCTGGATGCTGCAGAAGAGCTCAAGGGGCGCGGATGCAAGGTTATTATTCTGACTACCTTTGCCCGGCCCGGCTATTTCGAGCGTGCAGTAAAAGCGGGAGTTAACGGTTATTTACTTAAGGATAGCCCAAGCGAGGAATTGGCTGACTCGATTAGAAGTGTGATGTCAGGAAAGCGGATCTATGCTTCGGAGCTTGTTGATGACGCCTTCGGTGAAGGGAATCCATTGACGGATCGAGAGAATGAGGTACTCGTGCTCATTTCGGACGGCAAAAATACGAAGGAAATCGCCAGTCAGCTCTATATCACGGCGGGTACGGTCCGCAATTATGTTTCTGTTATCCTCGAAAAACTCAATGTGAGCAACCGGGTAGAGGCGATTAAACGCTTCAAGGATAAAGGATGGTTCAAGTGA
- a CDS encoding sensor histidine kinase, whose translation MQNWNQVSRKNTGLSPYVWVVFYILPFYFVFRSSATHDIVIGISMIVVYFICYVLSFVSKGWLVYFWTTVQIAISCAMGVMFGYVYFSLFLAFFIGNLKNKSVFFTLYTVHIVSTFATVNYGLFMKNPFILQQLPFVFLSLIAAVLLPISTYNKNKEDKLQGQLEDANKRISELVKLEERQRIARDLHDTMGQKLSLIGLKSELAGKLLYKNPKQAAIEINDVRQTARTALKEVRELVTQMRGTNLEDELHRIKQILMAADIDFNITGEPKLINTSLIDEHVISMCIKEAVTNVVKHSHASSCSLVIEPRKNEIVVSISDNGIGIADSVRIFNSNGIRGMKERLEFVNGSLEVVSNQGTTVVIKVPNSYKQPEREESQ comes from the coding sequence ATGCAAAATTGGAATCAAGTATCGCGTAAAAATACCGGTCTTAGTCCTTATGTGTGGGTTGTCTTCTACATCCTCCCTTTTTACTTCGTCTTCCGTTCTTCTGCTACTCATGACATCGTGATTGGTATTTCGATGATAGTCGTTTATTTTATATGCTATGTGCTATCCTTTGTATCCAAAGGATGGCTTGTTTATTTCTGGACGACTGTACAAATCGCGATTTCGTGTGCGATGGGTGTTATGTTCGGGTACGTGTATTTTTCGCTGTTTTTAGCGTTTTTTATAGGCAATCTTAAAAACAAATCCGTATTTTTCACGCTATACACTGTCCACATCGTCAGTACCTTTGCCACGGTTAACTACGGCTTATTTATGAAAAATCCCTTTATTCTGCAACAGCTGCCCTTTGTATTCCTGAGCCTAATCGCAGCTGTGTTACTTCCAATAAGCACGTATAACAAAAATAAAGAGGACAAGCTGCAAGGACAGCTGGAGGATGCCAACAAACGCATATCAGAGCTGGTAAAGCTAGAGGAGAGGCAAAGAATTGCCCGCGACCTGCATGACACAATGGGACAAAAGCTATCATTAATCGGACTGAAGAGCGAGCTGGCGGGTAAATTATTATATAAAAATCCGAAGCAAGCCGCGATTGAAATCAATGATGTCCGTCAGACCGCACGAACAGCTTTAAAGGAAGTCCGCGAGCTTGTTACGCAAATGAGAGGTACGAACCTGGAAGATGAATTGCACCGGATTAAGCAAATCTTGATGGCTGCGGACATTGATTTCAACATTACAGGTGAACCTAAGCTAATAAACACATCTCTTATTGATGAGCATGTAATCAGTATGTGTATCAAGGAAGCTGTTACGAATGTTGTGAAGCATAGCCACGCCAGCTCTTGCTCCTTGGTTATTGAACCGCGCAAGAATGAGATCGTGGTCTCTATAAGTGATAATGGGATCGGGATTGCAGATTCGGTCAGAATATTTAATAGTAATGGTATACGGGGGATGAAAGAACGGTTAGAATTCGTAAACGGGAGTCTTGAAGTCGTTTCGAATCAAGGTACGACTGTTGTGATTAAGGTGCCCAATTCTTACAAACAGCCGGAAAGGGAGGAAAGCCAATGA
- a CDS encoding fatty acid desaturase, whose translation MTDLKISTLKRAMAPYEKTDMKSSIRQIVNTIVPLILFWYVAYLSLSVSYWLTLPLAIIAGGFLVRTFILFHDCTHQSFFKSRLANDILGTVTGVLTLVPYQQWKHTHSIHHATSSNLDKRGTGDMWLLTVEEYAASPLWRRIYYRIYRNPIVMFGIGPIAIFLINYRFNRRGAKRKERINLYVTNISIVSLYALLCWAIGWQSFVMIQFPILMVSGLLGIWLFYVQHQFEDSYFENEDEWSYVQAAVDGSSFYKLPKVLQWITGNIGYHHVHHLSPKVPNYNLEKAHNATPPLHKATTITVATSLKSLRFRLWNEKTKTFVTFKQAKKSSNPRLIRPTRNRQPVADRVGNE comes from the coding sequence ATGACTGATCTTAAGATCTCTACACTGAAGCGTGCTATGGCCCCATACGAGAAGACAGATATGAAATCGAGCATTCGGCAGATCGTGAATACAATAGTACCTTTAATCCTATTTTGGTATGTAGCCTATCTATCTCTGTCCGTTTCGTACTGGCTGACGTTGCCACTCGCGATCATCGCTGGAGGTTTTTTGGTCCGCACATTTATATTGTTCCACGATTGCACTCACCAGTCCTTCTTCAAGAGCCGCTTAGCTAATGATATACTAGGTACAGTTACAGGTGTCCTCACACTCGTGCCTTATCAGCAATGGAAACACACCCATTCTATTCATCACGCAACGAGCAGTAACCTCGATAAGCGTGGTACGGGAGATATGTGGCTGCTTACAGTCGAAGAATATGCGGCTTCTCCATTGTGGCGTAGAATTTATTATCGCATCTATCGCAACCCTATCGTTATGTTCGGGATCGGTCCAATCGCGATATTCCTAATTAATTACCGGTTTAATCGTAGAGGTGCTAAGCGCAAAGAACGAATCAATTTATATGTGACCAATATATCTATCGTCTCTCTGTATGCACTATTATGTTGGGCGATCGGATGGCAGTCGTTCGTGATGATTCAGTTCCCAATCTTAATGGTATCTGGATTACTCGGAATCTGGCTGTTCTATGTACAGCATCAGTTCGAGGACTCTTATTTCGAGAATGAGGACGAATGGAGTTATGTACAAGCTGCTGTAGATGGCAGTTCTTTTTACAAGCTCCCTAAGGTACTGCAATGGATCACAGGTAATATCGGCTATCACCATGTCCATCACTTAAGTCCGAAGGTCCCTAACTATAATTTGGAGAAGGCACATAATGCAACACCGCCTCTTCACAAAGCTACGACAATAACGGTTGCAACAAGCTTGAAGTCACTGCGGTTTCGCCTGTGGAATGAGAAGACCAAAACATTCGTAACGTTCAAGCAAGCGAAAAAGAGCAGTAACCCGAGATTAATACGCCCGACAAGGAACAGACAACCCGTTGCAGACCGAGTTGGCAATGAATAA